The Synechococcus sp. RS9916 DNA segment TTCCTTGGCGGATCAGTTGCTCGAGCAGGCCTTAGAGACGGGCCGCCGTCGGGCGAAGGCCACGGCGCGTGCCTTGGGGTTGCGTCGTGTTGATCTGCTGCGTATCGATCAACGCAGTGGGGGGTATCAGCCGATCGCAATGGCTGCACAGATGGGAGCCCGCAGTTTCAAGCCTGGTGAGGCGCCGAAGCCAAGCCAGTCGGTGCGCCTCGACTTGGATTATTGCTTGAACTAATCAGCCTGAACTGATCAGGGAGTGGACTGCCCGCGCTGCCATTCTTTCCAGGCCAGGCGTGGTGCGGTCCAAAGCGTCACCAGCACCAGTGGGGTCACGGGTACAGCGGCAATCACGATGAACGCTTGCAGCGCATTGATGGATGTTGGATCGGTGAGGCTGGTGCCGATGCGCAACAACACCAAGGTGAGTGTCCCGATCATCAAGGCCCAGAACAGCCGGAGGGGTGCAGGCGGCTCGTTTCTGCTGCTGACAACCATCGCGGCGGCGTAGCTCATGGAGTCGGCGCTGGTGCACATAAACAGGACCACCAGAACCAATCCGATTGGAATCAGAAGCCAAGACAGGGGCAGACCACCAAGGATGGTGAGCAATGTGGACGCTGCGGCATTGATCCCGTCGGTCTCTAAGGCACCAGTGATGTCTGCTCCGTTCAGATCGAGATACATGCCGGTGCCACCAACCAGGGTGAACCAGAGGTTGGTAACCAGTGGGCAGAGGATGGCGACCGCCAGCACCAGTTCCCTGATGCTCCGACCGCGACTCACCCCTGCAGTGAAAAGACCCATCAAGGGGGCATAGCCCAAAAACCAGCCCCAGTAGAAGACGGTCCACCAATCGAGCCAGATACCTGTCTCCTTCGTGCGAGGTAACAGGGCCATTTGGGGTAGGTGGGTGATGTAGGTGACAAGACCACCGAAGAAATGCTGGATCAACCAAATCCCTGGTCCGAGTAGTAAGAGACCAGCGGCCAGGGCAATGGTCAGCCAGACGTTGAGTTCAGACAGCCATTTGATTCCTTTTTGAATTCCACTGACTGTGGATATGGCAAACACAGTCGTTAGCAGTACGACAACGAGGGATTGAAGTCCCGCGCTGTTGGTCATCCCAGGTAGTTGTCCTGCAGCATCACTGAGTTGGAGGGAGAGGAATCCCAATGGACCAACTGTTCCTGCGATTGCGGCAACAACTGAAAGCCCGTCTGCAATGTCGCCGATGGGTCCATCCACCCAGCTGTGGGGCAGCACATTGACAAGAAGGGTTCGAGGGCGAAGTGGCTCACCCTTCTTTTCCAAGATTGAGAACGTGATGGTGGTCGTTGTGGCGACAAGGGCCCAGGCCAGAAATCCCCAGTGCAAAAAACTCACGGCGAGAGCTGGATCCACCGCCGCCGCTGTTTTTCCTTTCACACCCATCACTTCAAAGACAGGTGACGGTTCGATGAAGTGAAAAAGCGGTTCTGCCGCTGACCAAAACACACCACCGCCGGCGAGCAGAGTGCAGATCAAGACCGCACACCAATCGAACATTTTCAGGCTCGGTTTGGCGTCGTTGCCGCCAAGTCGCACTTTGCCGACGGGACTTAAGGCGATCACAATCGCAACCACGAAGAGCAGCGCCACCATCCACTGCCAAATTCCGCCGAGAAGGCTTCCGATGATGGCTTTCCCTTCGCTGGTGAAGTCTTTGGCCAGATTGAGATCAATGGCGGCTAAAACAAGGAAGGCCAGCAGTGGTCCAGCACCGACCCAAAGCGGTGGTTGCTTCCACCAAGGACGAGGATTGGAAGGGGATCCGGACATAACGTCTTTTCTGACAGCAGTTTTTTGATTTCAGGCACGCACTGCTGGACGCTTGTGGCTCCAGCAGCTCAGATTGACGCCTGGCTGTTCACCACAGGCCAGACGGGCCAGAGAGTCTCCGATCAGCGGAGCAAATTTGAAGGATTGCCCTGACCCGCCACAAAACAGGCTCAACTGCGGTGTGATCCGATCGAGCACGAAGTTCACATCGCTGGTCATCGAGTAAGGACTGATGACGGTCTCAACCCGTTCTTGAACGCCTTCGAGTTCGTTGAAGAGGAAGGTGTCGAGCAGTTCCACCAAGCGAGCCGGTGGTTCGCTAACCATGGCGTTGGGCTCAGCAACCCGCAGGTCTTTGGGAGCCCAGTCGATCCCGCATTTGATGCGGGGGCGACCATCGCTGGTGGTGCTTAAGACGGGGAAGCCGTAGTAGAGCCCGCCGTCATCGCCTCGTTCTTGCTGGAAGCAGAACCACTGGGGATAGCGATCCGCCAGGGCTGGATCGACGGTGTAGTGGGCCCAAAGCATGGGCCATACCTCCAGTTTTGGTGCGAGGCCCAGGGGGGCAAGCAGCAGCTGACTCCAGATCCCGCAGGCCACCACCAGTTGATCAGCGGCGATGTGATGCCCGTTCTCGAGGGTGACGCCCCCACCATCCGCATCCAGTTGTTGAACGCTGGTGTGCTCAATCAGCTGGTGTCCTGCGTTGCGGGCAGAACGGATCCAGTGGGCCACCACCTTGTCGCTGCGCACCGCTCCGGCGGTGGGTTCGAACAGGCCGGTGAAGTCAGCCTTGGGTTTGAGGGGGAAACGGTCTGCGATCTGCTCGGCATTCAGCGCTTCGTAGGGAATGCCTTGGTCGTCCATCACACGCCGGGCGCCTGGAATCGACCCTTCGATCGTTTCTTCATCCCAGCTTTCGCCGTAGAAGAGCAACCCATGGGTCTCGCGCAGCTGTTCCCCGGCCTGGCTTTCTTCCTCCCGCCAAAGGCGATTCGCCTCCTGGGCAAGACGGCACAACACGGGATCGGAATACATTTCCCGGAACATCCGGGTCTCTCCGTAGCTGCTGGCCCCGGCGTGGGCCAGGGTGCGTGCTTCCAGCAACACCACATCGGAAACGCCGCGTTTGGCCAGGGCCGCTGCGCAGCTGAGGCCTGCCATGCCTCCGCCCACGATCACGACGCGGGCATGGGTGGGGAGTGATGAAGAAGTCATGACGCGTCGTTGAAGCTCAGGCCAATGGGGTCCGTTCCGCTATCTGCGGCAACACTGTCGAGGGCATCGCCCACGGAGACGCCTTCGTGGCGTTGCGTGAGGTACTCGTTGGCTCTGCTGCGGACTTCCTTGCGCACGAAGGCGTACACGTCATCGGCTTGCGCGGTGCGCCAGGCATCGGGCGAGAAGCGTTCAATCGAGTCAGCGATCACCGCTCCCGCATTGACCAACGGGTCGGGGAGTACAGGAATGTTCCGGGCTCGCAGCGTTTCAGCCAACTGCGGGTCTTGGAAGGGGGCGTTCGCGGCTGGCACCACGGCTTTGGTGCGCAGGGCCTTCGTCATCGAGGCATCCAGCAATCCAGAGATCGAACAGGGCAGCAGCAAGTCCACATCCACCTCCCACCACGGGCAGTCCTCCGGCAGCGGTGTTGCCCCTTTGAAGCCAGCCCGTTCACGGCTGAGGTCAACGGTGAAGACGGTCCAACCGTGATCCGCCAATGTGCGCGCCACGGTGCCTCCCACGGCACCGCAGCCGTGCACCAAGGCGCGGCCAGGCTCGGCATCAGCCAGGTCATGGCCCAGCACAGCTTCCACAGCGCCCAGGGTGCCGTGGGCTGTTGCGGCACTGGCATCGACCGGACTGCCCACTGCTGCCAGCACGTGGGGAGTTAACGCCGTAAGGCGTTCCATGTCTTCGAGGCTGGTGTTCAGATCACAGCCGGTGATCATGGCCCCATCAAGGGACTCCAGCAGTTCGGCGGTGACGCTGATCAGCTCGTCTTTGACGGCTTCTGGATCTGCCGCGCGGGCCACGATTTTGCCGCCGGCAAACCCGGTGCCGTAGAGGTCATGTTTGTGGGTCATCAACCCAGCCAGACGCTGACCATCGGCAATGCAGGCTGCATCGCTTGGGTAGTTGAGCAACCGCAGGCCGCCGTTGGCCGGCCGTTTGGCGTCGGTGTCTTCTCCGACGACGAACACGGACAAGTGTTCGGAGACGTGCTCAGCCAGCACCGACACCGCCGGCGTGGAGGCGTGTGTTGATGTCATCAGGCGACCCGTTCCATCATCTGGTGGTGTTCGACGTAATCGAGACTCCACTCACTGGGCGCATCGGCGATGCGTTGTTCGAGCCGTTGGTAGACCGTGTCCGCAGCCTGGTCTCCGGCGGAACTGGCGAAGCTGTGGCGGCTCCAGCTGCGGATGGTGGCCATCAGCCCCGCTGCGAACGTGGCTGTATTGCCGTCCTCATCCCAGCGACGGCGATAGGGACACTTCACATACACCGTGCGTTCATCGACCAGTCGCAGGCCGTTGCGATAGGCCGGCGAATCGCTGTCCTTCAGCGGCGCCATGAACTCTGACGGCGACTTGTAGAAGTTATTCACCGTGCCGTTGCGGTATTGCTCCTCGCTGATCAGCCCCTCATCGGCCATGCCGCGCCAAATCTGGTGCAGCTGGTCGTGCACGTTGCGGGTTTCACCGCCGTTGTGACCGAGGTAAAGGCCCTGTTCATCCCGTGACAGATTCACAGTGAGCAGGCGTCCGCCCACCTGCAGCTCGCGGCTGCGCAGCTCAAGGATGTGATTCCAGTCCTTCATGGCCTGCGCGGTGAAGCGCTCCAGCGCCTCTGCGTCGTTGGAGGCCAACACGTGGGTGTGCGTGTTGAGCGGCCCAGGTGAGGCACTCAGCCAGTGCATGGCCGTGGCGGAAAAGCCAAAACTGACCGTGCCAGGAGCCACCGATGGCTCATAGAAGCTGCGGGCACTCACCAGAACCGTCGGTTTCGGCGCTCGAGGGATCTGCAGGGCCAGGTTCTCCGCCAGGGCGACGTTGTCGTTGCTCGGCAGGTCATTGCCGATCAGCGTCAGATGGGCATCGGGCTGATTGGCATGCAGGCGGTCCAGCACCTGATGCCAGAGCCCAACGGCAGTACCGCCGTCGGCGGCGCCGTAATCAATCAACACGTGGCTGCTTTGGGCAGCCAGGTTGTCCACACAAGTCAAGGCCCAGTCGGAGGCGGCTTCAATGCAGAGCAGAGCGCCTTCGGTCTGTGCGCTGTAACCCGTGGTCATGGCGATGGCCATAGACCTCGTCAGCGTCTGAAGGCACCGTACAGCTCACTCCTCTGCTTGGCAGGGGATTGCAGTTTCTGTTGTGAATTAAGACCCCGCGAGCAACTGGTGCAGCTGCGGCTCCAGCAACGTGAAGGCGCGGCCGCGGTGGCCATGGGATTTTTTGCGTTCCCGGTCCATCTCGGCGAAGGTTTGCCCTGTGCCAAGCACTTCGAAAATCGGGTCGTAGCCGAAGCCCTCAGCTCCCCGTGGCGTTGTGGTGATCACGCCATCGCAGCGTCCTTCCACTTCCACCAGCACGGAGCCATCAGGAGCGGCGATGCAGAGAGCTGCGCTGAAGTAAGCGCTGCGGTTGTCGGTGTCCCCCAGTTCCTGGAGCAGACGGGCGATCCGGGCGGGATCGCTTTCGGCGTAGCGGGCGGAAAACACACCGGGTGCCCCGTCCAGGGCGTCCACACTCAGTCCGGAATCGTCGGCCAGGGCCCAGTGGCCCGTGGCTGCAGCCACGGCCCTTGCCTTGATGCGAGCGTTCTCCGCGAAGGTCAGGCCGGTCTCCTCCACCTCCATGCCCTCAGGTTGAGGTTTCATCGTGAGCGGCAGATGCTCAAGCAGACCCGCAAATTCGCGGATCTTGCCGGCGTTGCCGCTGGCGATCACCAGAGTGCGTGCGCTCATCGGGTTACAGGGTCAGGGGGGATGCGGTTGCTGTTCAGATCGACGTGGCGAGGGCTTGGGCCCAGCTCAGCACTTCAGCGACCCGCTCGGCGTTGGGTGCTTCGCAGTAGAGGCGCAGCAAGGGCTCGGTGCCTGAGAAACGCAGCATCAACCAGTGGCTCGGGCCGAGCCGCAGCTTCACGCCATCGGTGGTGATCACCTCTTGCACCACACTCCCGGCGATCTCCCTCGGGGGTTGCTGGGCCAGCAGTTGTTCCAGCCGGTGGCGCGTGGCCATGTCGGGCAAGCGCAGGTCGACCCGGTCGTAATGGCTGCTTCCCCCGCAACGCTGTTGCAAGGCACTGACTCTGGCGCCCAGGGGTTGGCCGCCCTCGACCAAGGCCTCCAGCACCAGGAGAGCAGCAAACAGGGCATCCCGCTCAGGCAGGTGCATGCCAAACCCGACGCCGCCGGACTCCTCTCCGCCAATCAGCACCTCGCCTTCGAGCATTTCGGAGGCGATGTATTTGAAGCCCACCGGCAGCTCGAGCACCTCGCGGCCGAGGTCTTCGGCCACCAGGCGCATCAGATCGGAGCCGCTCACGGTTTTGACCACCGATCCAGGCAGCTGGCGAGCCCTGGCTAAGTGGTCGATCAGCAGTGGCATCAGCTGCTGTGTGCTGCAGAAGGTGCCGCTTTCATCCACCGCTGCGATCCGGTCACCGTCGCCGTCGAAGACCAGCCCGACCGCTGGCTGGCCGGAGGAGCCTGCCGCTTTCACTGCGGTGATCAGCTCTTGGAGGTAAGGCGCCAGGGGCTCCGGTGGATTGCCGCCGAACAGCGGATCGCGATCACTGCGGATCTCTCGCACCGGGCCGGAGATTCCGCCCAGAAGCTCAGCCATGCAGCCGGCAGCGGAGCCATGCATGGGATCCACAATCACTTGCAGTCCCATGGCCTCGAGTCCGCGCCGTAGACCGTCGAGGTCGAGCTTGGACCGGAGTCCGTTGAGGTGCTCCAGGCGGGCATCAAAGCGTTCCGTTTCCCCTTCGATCGGTGGGGTCACACCTGCTGCGGCAAGGCGCTGCTCCACAGCGGCGGTGAAGTCCCCTTCCACCGATCCACCGAATGGTCCTTTGATCTTCAGACCCAGCCATTCCGGAGGGTTATGGCTGGCGGTGATCACCAGGGCGCCGAGTGCTTGCCGTTCCACGACTGCCCAACTGCAGGCGGGGGTAGGCACGGGGGTACTGGCGAGCAGCGGCTGGAGACCACAGCCGCGCACGGCCGCGGCAATCGCCTCCGCCAACTCTGGGGCGAGGAAGCGGCGGTCGTAACCGATCACCACGGTGTTGCTGGTGTTGCCGGCTGCGGCTCGATGGGCCAGCTCCTGTGCAGAAGCGGCGGCGACGGTGAGCAGTCGCTCCACCGTGATGTCAACGCCGAGAATGCCCCGCCAGCCATCGGTGCCGAACTTGATGGCGGTGGCAGCCAGAGGCAGGGGAGCTGAAGCCATGGACTGCAGGCGGAAGGCCGGATGTCAGTTCAGGATCTAGCAGCCGGCCGGCGTACCGTCGGACGATGGGTGACACCCCTTCTGCTGACAAGCCGCTCACGGACCGTCTGCTGCGCAGTTGGGTGCGTTGTCGACGCCGTGCCTGGCTGGATGTGCACGGTGATCCTGATGCTCGGATTTACACCGCCCATCGCACCCTGCAGCTCGATGATCAGCAGCGCAGCTTTGTGGCCCTGCTGCCCCAGAAACCGGCTGCTGGTTTGGCGGGGCTTGCCGATGGGGCGCAAGGCGTCGTGGGTGTGCGCTTGCGTGGCGAGGGGCCTGAGGGCTTGCGCCTCGAAGCGCACCCAGCCTTGTTGCAGCGTGTCAAAGGGCAGAGTCGTTGGGGTGCTTTTGCCTATCGCCCTGTGCTGGCTCGGCAGGGCCGGCGGCTCACCCGTGAACACCGTTTTCCCCTGGCTCTGGCAGGACGGCTGTTGGCCGATTTGCAACAAGCCCCTGTGCCAGAGGCACTGGCTGTGGCGGGTGCTGGGCGCCGTGTGGACAAAGAACGGTTGCCCCTGAATGCGGCACTGGATAAACAGCTGAACGATGCCTTGGGCAAGCTGGCGGGCGATCTGCGCCGCTCCCAGCCCCCTGCCCTGGCGGCTGACCGCCGCAAATGCACGCTCTGCAGCTGGCGAGGGCTGTGCAATGCCGAGGCGGCAGCGGCTGGCCATCTCAGTGAGGTCAGTGGCATTGGTGCGAAGCGCCGCGAAATGCTGCAGGACTTGGGCATCCAGGGCCTGAAGGAGCTGGCTGCTGCTGATCCCACTCGCCTGGCGGGTCAACTTGAACGCTTCGGGGAACAGCACGGCGCCATGGCTGCGCCCCTGGTGGCTCAGGCCCGGGCTCAGAGGGATGGACTCGTGGAGCGTCTGGATCCGGCTTCAGCCTTGCCCGAACTCGAGTCGGCCAAGGGGGTGTTGCTTTACGACATCGAATCGGACCCCGATGCCCGCGATGACTTCCTGCATGGCTTTGTGGTCTTGCCCCGAGCTGTCGATGGCCGTTGGCAGTTGAGTCAGGCCCGCTATCACCCTCTGCTGGTGCTCCAGGAGCACGGCGACTCTGCGTGCTGGCAGCGCTTAAGGCGATTTCTGCGCCACTACCCCGACTGGCCGATTCTTCATTACGGCGAGACCGAGTCGCTGGCCTTGAAACGTATGGCCCAACGGCAGGGGGCCAGTGATCGGGAACGGGCTGCCCTGCAGCGGCGACTGGTGGATGTCCATGCCCGTGTTCGCCGCCATTGGCGCTTGCCGCTGAACAGCTACGGCCTCAAAGCGGTGGCGGCCTGGCTCGGGTTTCAGTGGCGCCAGCGCAGCGTTGATGGGGCGCGGGCCCTGCTTTGGTGGCGGCAGTGGCGAGGGTCCGGGCCTCTGGATCGGGGCCATCACCAAACCCTGCGTTGGATCTTCACTTACAACGAAGACGATGGCCTGGCGACCTGGGCCGTGGCGGCCTGGTTGTTGGCGCAAGACACAACGAAGGGGGGATTGCAGCCCCCGCAGTCCTGACGCACCATCGACGCCTGGGTTGGCGGATGGATTGGGTTAGCTGCAGTCGCGGTAGGCCGGTGGCTGATGCACGTTGACCTCTGTCTCTTGTGGTCCCCAGGTCAGGGTTGGATGGTCGAGACAACCGCGTCGAACCAAGGCCAGGCCTTGCAGGCATTGCCCTGTTTTTTGGCTTGATGTGATCACGCCAGCCCGCTCGCCTGCGACATGGAGCGTGTCTCCGGCTTGCGGGAGAGGGGTGTTGCCGTCCTGTTGCGGGATGGTCCAGCAGCGCAGCTTCTGCTTCACCCCATCGCGGGAGACGAGCTTGGCCACGGTCTCCTGGCCCAAATAGCAGCCTTTCTCCAGACTGACCCAATCGGCAAGGCCCAACTCCAGAGGATTGGTTTCGCCATTCAGTTCCTGGCTGCTCAGGGGCAGTCCATGGCTGATGCGCCATTGCTCCAATTGCTCTGGATCGGCGACAGGCAATGCAGCCCATGGGTCGGGCAGAGGGTGGCTGGCGGGCCACACCACGTCGTCCTGCCATTGCAACGGCTCGGGTGCGGGCTGTAGGCGCTGCACGCGTCGTTGGGGCTCTGCAGCGTTGACTTTCACGCGGTCCGCCGGAAAGATCACCCGGTCAAAGCCTTCCAAGACGGCGTCCGCATCGCCGCAGAGCACCAACACATCGGCTCCTTCGCCATCAAGGCGCACTTCCAGGAGTGCGCGCACGCGGCCTGTCGCTGTGAGCCAGCAGGTGTGAATCAGGCTCTGTTCGGGGGCCTGTTCGATCGCGGCACTGGTTTGACCATGCAGAAATTGGCGCGTTCCTCCACCCGTCAGCCGCAGGAGCGGAAACCTGGCATCCCAGAGCAGCTCATCAACCGCTGCGCTCATGCCGAGAGCTCCTTGGCGCGTGCCGCCACTTCGCTGAGCCTGAACAAACTCACCAACTCCAGGCCGGCGGCATCCATGGCTTCCTGGCCCCCTTCCTCCCGGTCCACGATCGTCACCACCCGTTCGACGCGGTAGCCGGCCTCTTTCAGCTGATTCACGGCCTTGATCGATGAGCCACCGGTGGTGACGACGTCTTCCAGCACCGTGACGCGAGACCCCGTGGGGGGTAGAGGGCCTTCCAGCCAAGCTCCGGTGCCGTGGCCCTTGGCCTGTTTACGCACAATCAGGGCATCCAGATCGCGCCCGGCCTGGGCCGCTGCCATGGCGACACCACTCACCAGGGGATCCGCCCCAAGCGTGAGTCCGCCGACGGCGACGGAATCGGCTTCAACCAACGCCAACATCGCTGGGCTGAGCAGGGCCAGACCACTGCCGCTCAGTGCCACGGGCTTGCAGTTCACGTAGTGATCACTGCTGCGTCCTGAAGCGAGGGTGAAGGTGCCATGGCGATAGCACTCAGTGGCCAGGCGGTTCAACAGGGTGTCGCGACTCATGGTGAGGGCTGGTCTCGCGCGGATCTTCTGCCTAGTTTGCGCTCAGCTGGGTCCCGGGTTGTGTCGCGCCTTCTTCACTCCTCTGTGGTGCTGTCGCTTTTAGCGCTAGGCGGCCTGCCGCTGCAGGCATTCGCCCGCCCGGTGGTTTGCACCACCAGCCTCGAGGCGCCTGGGTCATCGAGCGCTACAGGACCTGTGGAGGTCACCCGCTGTGGTCCGGTGGAGCGCACCGACACCTTGGTTGAAAATCGTTTTTACACCTGGACCGCGCCCTATGCCCGCGGTGTTGATGTGATCCATCAGGTCACTGACCTGCTGGGGATCGCCATGGCTGGTCCTGAGGGGAATCGGTTGATGGGTCTGGGGTTCCCCGACCAGACGATCATTTGGGACGGTTCTGCGGTGGAGAACACCACCAACGCCTTGCTGGAAGAGCAAAGTGCTCCCATCCCTTGGCGCACGGTGGATATTCTCAGTGGTTTTGACAGCAGCCTGGCCAGTGATGGATCGGCGGTGATCGCTCCTGTGGTGGTGGAGACGGAGGTTGAGCAGGTCGAGACCTTTGGTGCCCCGGTGCGCGGCCTGTGGTAAACCCTGTTGCGAAGGGGGTCTAGCAATCTGGTGAATGCAGCGAACTCATAATTCGCCTAAGGCGAGTTCGATCCTCGCGACCCCCATTCACACCGTCTGATGCGCATCCTGCTGCTGCTTGTGTTGCTGGTCCTGCCGGCATTCTTCGCAGCGGTGGAGGTCGCTTTGCTGCGCCTTCGCACCAGCCGCGTGCGCGTTCTGGATGAGCAAGGTGTGCCCGGTGCTGACGCTGTGCATCGTCTGCAGCGGCGAATGCGCCGGGCCTTGTTGATGTCGCAGTTGGGCACCGTCCTCTCGCTGCTGGCTTTGGGGTGGGCTGGCAGTGGTGTGGCCCGGGACTGGTTGCAGACCCATGCATCTGCAGACGGCCTCTGGTGGGACCTCGCCTGGTTTCTGTTGCTCGTGCTGCTCACCACCCTGGTGGCGGGGGTGCTCCCCAGGGCTTGGGTGTTGAGTTCTCCGGAACGGGCGGCGCTCACCCTGGCACCTGTGCTGGAAGCGGTGATGCGGGTGCTGCGCCCCCTTCTGTCGGTCTTGGGTGGTGTGGCATCTCTTCTGCTTCAGCTGCTGGGTTTGCCGGCCCGCTGGGATTCGCTCGGTTCGCCACTCACCGCCGGGGAGCTGGAGACCCTGATTGAGAGCGGTGGCGTCACCGGTCTGCGTCCGGATGAACGCAACATCCTCGAAGGGGTGTTTGCCCTCCGGGACACCCAGGTGCGCGAAGTGATGGTTCCGCGTTCCGGCATGGTCACCTTGCCGGTGGATGTGCGCTTCGCCGAACTGATGGAAGCGGTGCACAGCACCCGCCATGCCCGTTTTCCGGTGATCGGTCAGTCCCTGGATGATGTGCGGGGTGTCCTTGATCTGCGCTTGCTGGCGGAACCGATCGCCCGTGGCCTGCTGGACGAGAGCTCGCCCTTGGAGCCCTATCTGATTCCGGCGGAACGGGTGCTGGAGACCAGCACCTTGGCTGAGCTGCTTGCGCTGATCCGCAACGGTCATCCCCTGTTGCTGGTGGTGGATGAGCACGGTGGGACCGAGGGTTTGGTCACTGCCGCTGATCTCACAGGAGAGATCGTGGGTGAAGAACCGGAGCCGGACTCCGAAATTCCCGATTTGGAAGCGCTTCCGCAAACCCCCGGTAGTTGGCTGGTCGCGGGTGATCTGGAGATCTTTGAACTCAACCGTCAGCTGGGTTTGGAGCTGCCGGAAGCTGCCGAGCACCACACCTTGGCGGGCTTCCTGCTGGAGCGGTTGCAGCACATCCCATCCGAAGGAGAGGCGTTGCGACACCTTGGCCTTCAATTTGAAATTGTGGCGATGGATGGCCCGCGGATTCGCCGGGTGCTTTTGATCACCCCAGAAGAGACATCGGCCGTGCCCGAGGATCACAATCCTGAGATTTCGGACGTCTAGCCGCCGCTTGG contains these protein-coding regions:
- a CDS encoding BCCT family transporter, whose translation is MSGSPSNPRPWWKQPPLWVGAGPLLAFLVLAAIDLNLAKDFTSEGKAIIGSLLGGIWQWMVALLFVVAIVIALSPVGKVRLGGNDAKPSLKMFDWCAVLICTLLAGGGVFWSAAEPLFHFIEPSPVFEVMGVKGKTAAAVDPALAVSFLHWGFLAWALVATTTTITFSILEKKGEPLRPRTLLVNVLPHSWVDGPIGDIADGLSVVAAIAGTVGPLGFLSLQLSDAAGQLPGMTNSAGLQSLVVVLLTTVFAISTVSGIQKGIKWLSELNVWLTIALAAGLLLLGPGIWLIQHFFGGLVTYITHLPQMALLPRTKETGIWLDWWTVFYWGWFLGYAPLMGLFTAGVSRGRSIRELVLAVAILCPLVTNLWFTLVGGTGMYLDLNGADITGALETDGINAAASTLLTILGGLPLSWLLIPIGLVLVVLFMCTSADSMSYAAAMVVSSRNEPPAPLRLFWALMIGTLTLVLLRIGTSLTDPTSINALQAFIVIAAVPVTPLVLVTLWTAPRLAWKEWQRGQSTP
- a CDS encoding FAD-dependent oxidoreductase, which gives rise to MTSSSLPTHARVVIVGGGMAGLSCAAALAKRGVSDVVLLEARTLAHAGASSYGETRMFREMYSDPVLCRLAQEANRLWREEESQAGEQLRETHGLLFYGESWDEETIEGSIPGARRVMDDQGIPYEALNAEQIADRFPLKPKADFTGLFEPTAGAVRSDKVVAHWIRSARNAGHQLIEHTSVQQLDADGGGVTLENGHHIAADQLVVACGIWSQLLLAPLGLAPKLEVWPMLWAHYTVDPALADRYPQWFCFQQERGDDGGLYYGFPVLSTTSDGRPRIKCGIDWAPKDLRVAEPNAMVSEPPARLVELLDTFLFNELEGVQERVETVISPYSMTSDVNFVLDRITPQLSLFCGGSGQSFKFAPLIGDSLARLACGEQPGVNLSCWSHKRPAVRA
- a CDS encoding Glu/Leu/Phe/Val dehydrogenase dimerization domain-containing protein encodes the protein MTSTHASTPAVSVLAEHVSEHLSVFVVGEDTDAKRPANGGLRLLNYPSDAACIADGQRLAGLMTHKHDLYGTGFAGGKIVARAADPEAVKDELISVTAELLESLDGAMITGCDLNTSLEDMERLTALTPHVLAAVGSPVDASAATAHGTLGAVEAVLGHDLADAEPGRALVHGCGAVGGTVARTLADHGWTVFTVDLSRERAGFKGATPLPEDCPWWEVDVDLLLPCSISGLLDASMTKALRTKAVVPAANAPFQDPQLAETLRARNIPVLPDPLVNAGAVIADSIERFSPDAWRTAQADDVYAFVRKEVRSRANEYLTQRHEGVSVGDALDSVAADSGTDPIGLSFNDAS
- the rdgB gene encoding RdgB/HAM1 family non-canonical purine NTP pyrophosphatase; this translates as MSARTLVIASGNAGKIREFAGLLEHLPLTMKPQPEGMEVEETGLTFAENARIKARAVAAATGHWALADDSGLSVDALDGAPGVFSARYAESDPARIARLLQELGDTDNRSAYFSAALCIAAPDGSVLVEVEGRCDGVITTTPRGAEGFGYDPIFEVLGTGQTFAEMDRERKKSHGHRGRAFTLLEPQLHQLLAGS
- a CDS encoding phosphoglucomutase/phosphomannomutase family protein, which encodes MASAPLPLAATAIKFGTDGWRGILGVDITVERLLTVAAASAQELAHRAAAGNTSNTVVIGYDRRFLAPELAEAIAAAVRGCGLQPLLASTPVPTPACSWAVVERQALGALVITASHNPPEWLGLKIKGPFGGSVEGDFTAAVEQRLAAAGVTPPIEGETERFDARLEHLNGLRSKLDLDGLRRGLEAMGLQVIVDPMHGSAAGCMAELLGGISGPVREIRSDRDPLFGGNPPEPLAPYLQELITAVKAAGSSGQPAVGLVFDGDGDRIAAVDESGTFCSTQQLMPLLIDHLARARQLPGSVVKTVSGSDLMRLVAEDLGREVLELPVGFKYIASEMLEGEVLIGGEESGGVGFGMHLPERDALFAALLVLEALVEGGQPLGARVSALQQRCGGSSHYDRVDLRLPDMATRHRLEQLLAQQPPREIAGSVVQEVITTDGVKLRLGPSHWLMLRFSGTEPLLRLYCEAPNAERVAEVLSWAQALATSI
- a CDS encoding TM0106 family RecB-like putative nuclease, whose amino-acid sequence is MGDTPSADKPLTDRLLRSWVRCRRRAWLDVHGDPDARIYTAHRTLQLDDQQRSFVALLPQKPAAGLAGLADGAQGVVGVRLRGEGPEGLRLEAHPALLQRVKGQSRWGAFAYRPVLARQGRRLTREHRFPLALAGRLLADLQQAPVPEALAVAGAGRRVDKERLPLNAALDKQLNDALGKLAGDLRRSQPPALAADRRKCTLCSWRGLCNAEAAAAGHLSEVSGIGAKRREMLQDLGIQGLKELAAADPTRLAGQLERFGEQHGAMAAPLVAQARAQRDGLVERLDPASALPELESAKGVLLYDIESDPDARDDFLHGFVVLPRAVDGRWQLSQARYHPLLVLQEHGDSACWQRLRRFLRHYPDWPILHYGETESLALKRMAQRQGASDRERAALQRRLVDVHARVRRHWRLPLNSYGLKAVAAWLGFQWRQRSVDGARALLWWRQWRGSGPLDRGHHQTLRWIFTYNEDDGLATWAVAAWLLAQDTTKGGLQPPQS
- a CDS encoding folate-binding protein YgfZ, translated to MSAAVDELLWDARFPLLRLTGGGTRQFLHGQTSAAIEQAPEQSLIHTCWLTATGRVRALLEVRLDGEGADVLVLCGDADAVLEGFDRVIFPADRVKVNAAEPQRRVQRLQPAPEPLQWQDDVVWPASHPLPDPWAALPVADPEQLEQWRISHGLPLSSQELNGETNPLELGLADWVSLEKGCYLGQETVAKLVSRDGVKQKLRCWTIPQQDGNTPLPQAGDTLHVAGERAGVITSSQKTGQCLQGLALVRRGCLDHPTLTWGPQETEVNVHQPPAYRDCS
- the pyrE gene encoding orotate phosphoribosyltransferase, with the protein product MSRDTLLNRLATECYRHGTFTLASGRSSDHYVNCKPVALSGSGLALLSPAMLALVEADSVAVGGLTLGADPLVSGVAMAAAQAGRDLDALIVRKQAKGHGTGAWLEGPLPPTGSRVTVLEDVVTTGGSSIKAVNQLKEAGYRVERVVTIVDREEGGQEAMDAAGLELVSLFRLSEVAARAKELSA